The DNA region CTTCTTTGAACAAACGTTGTAAGCTCCGTTCTGAAATCAGTGTATTAGCAAGAAGCATGTCATAGGATCTATAAGCAGAATAATCATGGATGAAGAGTGGTATCGGTGCAGAAATCTGTCTATCCACACGATTTAGCAGCTTTAGGAAATGCTGATTCAACTCCAAGATCAGCTCAGCAACAGTTGTCTTTCCTGAAAGCTGAACTGCCAGTTCCTTAGCTAAAGCTTTTTCCACTTCTGCCAATGGTCTAAGCTGATTTTTCATTTCTTTGAATGAATGATTTATAAACGGATACATCCCGCCTAAATGAAAACGAATCCCTAAATGAAGGAGTTCTTTTTCAGCATAGGAATAAAAAAAAGCAGTACTCGGACCGCAAAGCTCAATGGATAAAATCTCTAATGCCGGACTCAGTTGAATGATCAAGTCTGAACATAAATCCGGAATAATGCGAGCCGGCTCCTGATTTGCTCGAGTGTAGCTGAACCAATAGGATTGAATATATGTACGCAAACGCAGATCAGGTTGGATCTCTTGATAATGGTTTGTCAACTCCTGCCAAACTTTAGGAACATATTCTGTCATACAACTGTCCTCCTTTGAGCAAAACACTCGTGATTCCTTCTCACTATCGTTTGTTTCTATCATTATAACATCAATCTGATGAGGCTTAAATTTCTCCATTGCATTTATCTTAATCAAATTTTAATATTTCTCTACTGCATGGACTTCTTTCATTTTTGAGTAAGAAAAGATCATGTAGTAAAAAACATAGAAAACGTTACCATCTCTATGTTTTTTTTACTCATCTCTATTTTATAAACGAAACAGTCGTTTTTTTAAAGATTAACATATTATTAAATGGTCAAAAAAAGTTTTTTCTGATAAACTTATCGTGATGGCTTTTTTGAAAGGATGAAATATATGACCCCGAATCGTGAAGACTACCTAAAACTAATTTTTGAATTAGGCGGCGATGAAACGAAGATCAACAACAAACAAATTGTTTCAGGTCTGGATGTTTCCGCAGCATCTGTCAGCGAGATGATTTCAAAATTAGTAAAAGAACAGCTGGTCGAACATTCACCTTATCAAGGTGTTCAGCTCACAGAATCAGGACTGAAAAAAGCTAGTACACTGATTCGCAAGCATCGATTGTGGGAAGTGTTTTTAGTTGAACACTTAAATTATTCCTGGAATGAAGTTCACGATGATGCGGAAGTACTGGAGCACGTTACTTCTCAAACTTTGGCTAATCGCTTATCAGAGTATTTAAACCAGCCAAAATTTTGTCCCCATGGCGGAGTGATTCCGGAAGATGATCAGCCGGTCCATGAAGAAAAGCGTCAAACCTTGATCGACTATCCTGTTGGGACGACGATTCGAATCGCTCGTGTATTGGATGAAAAAGACCTATTAGACTACCTAGTCTCCATTGACCTGAATATCCACGAGGAATATCAGATAGATGAGATCGCTGCATATGAAGGACCTATCAGCATCAGTAATAAGCAAAAACAATTGGCGGTCAGCTACAAAGCTGCAAGTACGATTTTTGTTGATCCAATAAATGAAAGCGGGGAATTGAAATGAATGAAAAAATAGCATTATTCACAATTTTTGGCGGTACTGGAGATTTAGCGAAACGAAAACTATATCCTTCGTTATTCAGACTATACCGTAAAGGAAATCTAGCTGAGCACTTTGCTGTTATCGGTACGGCAAGAAGAGAATGGACAGATGATCACTATCGTGAGATCGTACGTGAAACAATCAAAGATCTAAATCCGACTGCAGAAGAAGCAGAAGCCTTTTCAAGCCACTTTTACTACCAATCTCACAATGTGAACGACTCAGAGCATTATGACACATTAAAAAAATTGTCAGACAAGCTAAATGAGAAATACGAGCTAGGCGGAAACCATATTTACTACTTAGCAATGGCTCCTCAATTCTTCGGTACGATCGTTCAGCACCTGAAATCCCAAGAGATTTTAACGGAAACAGGCTTTGATCGTTTGATCATTGAAAAACCTTTTGGCTCTGATTATGAGTCTGCTTATCAGCTAAACGAAGAAATCCGTGCTGTTTTCCCTGAGAAAGATATTTTTAGAATCGATCACTATTTAGGAAAAGAAATGATCCAAAACATTTCTGCGATTCGTTTTGCCAATAATATTTTTGAATCTCAATGGAATAATCGCTACATCGATAATGTTCAGATCACTTTTGCTGAAGGGCTTGGTGTTGAAGATCGCGGCGGATATTACGATCATAGCGGCGCACTGAAAGACATGGTGCAAAACCATATTTTACAAGTCGTTGCTTTGTTAGCGATGGAACCGCCTGTTGCCTTTTCAGAAGCTGAAATCAGATCAGAAAAAGTTAAAGCGCTGCAAGCGATTCGTCTGTATTCTGAAAAAGAAGCCTTGGAAAACTTTGTTCGCGGTCAATATGGTGCTGGCAAATTGGAAGATCAACACTTTGTTAGCTACCGTGAGGAACCAAACGTCGACGAAAATTCTCAAACAGAAACATTTGTTGCAGGTAAGTTTTTGATCGACAACTTCCGTTGGTCAGGCGTTCCATTTTATATCCGCACAGGAAAACGTCTAACTGAAAAAGGAACACGCATCAATATCGTCTTTAAACAAGTTCCGATCAATGTCTTTAAAGATGACGTCGATCATTGCGGAGAGAAAACAGATTTACCGCCAAATGTTTTAACGATTTATATTCAACCGACAGAAGGGTTCTCCCTAACCTTGAACGGCAAAGAAATCGGTCAAGGGTTCTCTACGACTCCTGTCAAGCTAGACTATCGTCATAGCGCAGAAACAACAGGAAATAGTCCTGAAGCTTACGAAAAACTATTATTGGATAGTTTAAATGGTGACGGCACAAACTTCTCTCATTGGGATGAAGTAGCTCAATCTTGGCGGATCGTTGATATCATACGTCAGGCTTGGGATAAAACATCGGTTGATTTCCCTAATTATGCAGCAGGTTCAATGGGGCCTGATGCCGCCTTTGACTTACTTGCTCGTGACAATTTTTCTTGGGAATGGCAACCGGACAACTGGTACCGCGAACGTGGCAAACTTTAATATTTATGGAGGAATAAATGAATAAACTAACGATCAAAATCCCGCTTTTTTGTACTGCTGCCCTTCTGACGCTCGGATTGAATACTCTTTCCTATGCTGAAGAAAGCACAACTGTCAGCAGCTCAGATATTGAAACAACAACAAGCAGCGTCCTTTCACCAGCTCAAAATTCAACGAGTGAAAGCACAATGAAGACAACTGAAGAGGAAACACAGTCAAGTACTACTACGTCTGAAGCAACCGAAGAAAGTACTGAAACACAAGCAGTAAATAGCTCTCTTTACTTTGATGACTATTTTTTACCATCGAATCGATCAGATTTAAATCCGACGATCCAAAGTCGCAGTATCACTCCAGCTCTTTCGATGGATGTCGTCAATGCAGGAGAGGCCAATCGACCAAGTTCACACTTTATCGATATTTCTTCTCATAACGGTTCGATCTCAGTAGCTAACTTTCAAAAGATGAAAAACTACGGAATCAAAGGGGTTGTAGTTAAGCTGACTGAAAGTACTAGCTATGTCAATCCCTATGCGCAAGAGCAGATCAACAACGCAACAGCGGCTGGTCTGAAAGTTTCGGCCTATCATTACGCCCATTATACATCCAGCGCGATTGCTTCTAGTGAAGCAAATTACTTTGCTTCGTTAGCGAATACCTTTAAATTACCTAAGTCGACTGTCATGGTCATCGACATCGAGGAAGGAAAAATGCTAAACGGATCTCTAACGCCAAATACAACTAGTTTTGTAAATGTTTTAAAAGCCAATGGTTTTTCAAATATCATGTATTACATGAACCGAACTTATGCAACGAGCGGACATTTCTCTGTAAGTACCTTTGGTGCAAAAAATATGTGGGTTGCGCAATATCCTTATACGCCTACTGCTGGAATGAACTGGAATAATGAATTTTCTTCATGGCAGTGGTCTTCTCAATATTATATTCCTGGTATTGCCCATCCTTTTGATATTTCAATGGATTATACTGGGTATCTAGAGAATGGTGCTCAAGGAAAATGGTTGAGTGCTAATCAATACGTGACGATCACTAAAAAGAATTACTCTATTTGGTCAAACTTCAACTTTAATTCAGCTTTGACAAACACAACGAATGTTTTCAATAAAACCTATAAGGTTACTGGAAAATACCAGCATATGAACGGTAGCACCTACTACTCTCTTTATGATAACAATGGAAACTGGAAAGGCTATGTCAATGCTGAAGCAACGACAAAAGCAAATGGTGCTCAAGGTCTGTGGTTAAGCGAAAACAAATACGTAACACTTACGAAAAAGTCACAAACGATTTGGGGCGATATCAACACTTTCTCTAGTAAAAAAGGTAGTACAAGCGATCACTATCAGAAAACCTTTAAAGTTTCTGGGAAGTACAACCATGTTAATGGGGCCGTTTACTACTCTCTGTATGATAATAATGGAAAATGGATCGGTTATATCAACTCAGATTTTGCAAGTTCTGCATCAGGACCTCAAGGGACTTGGTTAAGTGAAAATAAATATGTAACGTTTACTAAAAAGGGCCAAACAATCTGGGGCGACATCAACACCTTCTCCAGTAAAAAAGGGAACACAACAGATCTTTATCAAAAAACGTACAAAGTCACTGGAAAATACAATCATATTGCAGGTGCCGTTTACTACTCCTTATATGATAATAACAACAAATGGGTCGGTTATATCAATGCCAATGGACCTACTGTCGCTCCTGGACCTCAAGGGACTTGGCTAAGCAATAATGACTATGTAACGATCACAAAGAAAAATACGACTCTTTGGGGGGATATCAATAATTTCTCTAGTAAAAAGGGAAACACAACTGATATCTACCAGCAAACTTTCCATGCTAAAGGAAAATACAATCATATCGCTAACGTTACCTACTACTCTCTTTATGATAATAACGGAAAGTGGATCGGCTATCTAAATTCAAGTGCAGCAACTGTTGCACCTGGTTCACAGGGCATTTGGATCAAGAATGATGAACAAGTAAAAATCAATAAGAAAGACTATACGATTTGGTCTGAAATTGATACGTTTTCTGCTAAAAAAGGAAACACTACCGAGATATACGGTAAAACTTATCATGCCAAAGGAATCTACCATCACTTCTCTGGTGCTTCTTATTATTCTCTTTATGATAATACCAGCGGAAAATGGATTGGCTATTTAAATACAAATGCAACGATCGTTACTAAATAAACTAAAAAGGGAACTAAAACGAAATGTCGTCGTTTTAGTTCCTTTTTTTAAGAATCACCAGTGGAAAATAGCTAGCTATTTTCCACTGGTGATTTAATTCTTTTCTTACTCTTCAAATCCTTCTGCTACTGCTTCAGGATAGTTTTCTTCCACAATGGTTGCACAACGGCCGCATAAATGAGGTAATTTTTCATCTACTCCTACATCCGTACGAACGGCACGACAACGATCACAAGTTTCACCTTCTGCTTTTTCCACAAGGATCGACATATCTTCAAATTTCTCGACACCATCCGGCACCGTTGCAACCTTATCGACTACCTCAAAATCAGATACGATCAATAATTGAGCAATATCAGCATCTACAGCTGTTAATAACTCGCGGATTTGTTCATTAGGATAAACGGTTACCTTAGCCTCTAATGACTTACCGATCAATTTAGAATTCCGTGCTTCTTCTAACGCTTTTAAAACGTTATCTCTAAAGTCCATAAACGCTGCCCATAGATCCAAGAGCTCTTGCTGATTTGCAAATGTTTCATAACCAGGGAACTCAGCCAACTGAACATAGTCCTCTTCTTCTTTCAAGAAGCTCCAAATTTCTTCTGACGTATGCGGAATGATCGGTGTTAACAACTTAGTCAATGCCACAGCAGTTTGATAAAATACCGTCTGCATACAGCGACGTTGGTAATCATTTTCTGCTTCGATATAAACGACATCCTTCGCAAAATCTAAATAGAAGGCAGATAGATCCACTGTTAAGAAATTCATCACAGAACGATAGATTTGCATGAAGTTATACTTCTCATATCCTTTTTCACGAATTTCTTCAATTACTTGGTTTAAACGAACAACCATATATTTATCCACAGAACGTAATTCTTCATAAGGAACAGTATGTTCATTAGGTTGGAAATCACTCGTATTTGCCAATAAAAAGCGCATCGTG from Enterococcus sp. 9D6_DIV0238 includes:
- a CDS encoding AraC family transcriptional regulator, which gives rise to MTEYVPKVWQELTNHYQEIQPDLRLRTYIQSYWFSYTRANQEPARIIPDLCSDLIIQLSPALEILSIELCGPSTAFFYSYAEKELLHLGIRFHLGGMYPFINHSFKEMKNQLRPLAEVEKALAKELAVQLSGKTTVAELILELNQHFLKLLNRVDRQISAPIPLFIHDYSAYRSYDMLLANTLISERSLQRLFKEEIGLTPYEVFDVLRFQKVYQEILMNPQIKQLDLVEKYAFFDQSHYSKKMKKMTGLTPQKINKHVGIIQDKSMTLDYTKEKTREGEVK
- a CDS encoding metal-dependent transcriptional regulator; protein product: MTPNREDYLKLIFELGGDETKINNKQIVSGLDVSAASVSEMISKLVKEQLVEHSPYQGVQLTESGLKKASTLIRKHRLWEVFLVEHLNYSWNEVHDDAEVLEHVTSQTLANRLSEYLNQPKFCPHGGVIPEDDQPVHEEKRQTLIDYPVGTTIRIARVLDEKDLLDYLVSIDLNIHEEYQIDEIAAYEGPISISNKQKQLAVSYKAASTIFVDPINESGELK
- the zwf gene encoding glucose-6-phosphate dehydrogenase; this translates as MNEKIALFTIFGGTGDLAKRKLYPSLFRLYRKGNLAEHFAVIGTARREWTDDHYREIVRETIKDLNPTAEEAEAFSSHFYYQSHNVNDSEHYDTLKKLSDKLNEKYELGGNHIYYLAMAPQFFGTIVQHLKSQEILTETGFDRLIIEKPFGSDYESAYQLNEEIRAVFPEKDIFRIDHYLGKEMIQNISAIRFANNIFESQWNNRYIDNVQITFAEGLGVEDRGGYYDHSGALKDMVQNHILQVVALLAMEPPVAFSEAEIRSEKVKALQAIRLYSEKEALENFVRGQYGAGKLEDQHFVSYREEPNVDENSQTETFVAGKFLIDNFRWSGVPFYIRTGKRLTEKGTRINIVFKQVPINVFKDDVDHCGEKTDLPPNVLTIYIQPTEGFSLTLNGKEIGQGFSTTPVKLDYRHSAETTGNSPEAYEKLLLDSLNGDGTNFSHWDEVAQSWRIVDIIRQAWDKTSVDFPNYAAGSMGPDAAFDLLARDNFSWEWQPDNWYRERGKL
- a CDS encoding GH25 family lysozyme — translated: MNKLTIKIPLFCTAALLTLGLNTLSYAEESTTVSSSDIETTTSSVLSPAQNSTSESTMKTTEEETQSSTTTSEATEESTETQAVNSSLYFDDYFLPSNRSDLNPTIQSRSITPALSMDVVNAGEANRPSSHFIDISSHNGSISVANFQKMKNYGIKGVVVKLTESTSYVNPYAQEQINNATAAGLKVSAYHYAHYTSSAIASSEANYFASLANTFKLPKSTVMVIDIEEGKMLNGSLTPNTTSFVNVLKANGFSNIMYYMNRTYATSGHFSVSTFGAKNMWVAQYPYTPTAGMNWNNEFSSWQWSSQYYIPGIAHPFDISMDYTGYLENGAQGKWLSANQYVTITKKNYSIWSNFNFNSALTNTTNVFNKTYKVTGKYQHMNGSTYYSLYDNNGNWKGYVNAEATTKANGAQGLWLSENKYVTLTKKSQTIWGDINTFSSKKGSTSDHYQKTFKVSGKYNHVNGAVYYSLYDNNGKWIGYINSDFASSASGPQGTWLSENKYVTFTKKGQTIWGDINTFSSKKGNTTDLYQKTYKVTGKYNHIAGAVYYSLYDNNNKWVGYINANGPTVAPGPQGTWLSNNDYVTITKKNTTLWGDINNFSSKKGNTTDIYQQTFHAKGKYNHIANVTYYSLYDNNGKWIGYLNSSAATVAPGSQGIWIKNDEQVKINKKDYTIWSEIDTFSAKKGNTTEIYGKTYHAKGIYHHFSGASYYSLYDNTSGKWIGYLNTNATIVTK